DNA from Gephyromycinifex aptenodytis:
GCCAACAGGCGAACGTCGACGCCTTTGTTGTGCAGATTCGCCCCGGTGTAGGACGGGGTGGCGATGAGGTCGCTCTTGCCGCTGGTGATCAGGGATCGCATCACATCGGGTGAGGCCCAGGTATCGAAGGTCACCTTGGAGGGATCGGCGCTTTCCTGCATGACGGCGAAGGGGGCGACGAAGGACAGCCCGCGGGGATAATGCACGCGCACCGGCGCCGACTGCGGTGTCGCCTGGGGGCTGGTGTCGGCCTCGCTGGCTCCGCTCTCGGCGCAACTGGTGCTCATCACCAGTGTCACGGCCGCCGCCAGCGCGACAGGTATTCCTCGGTTACGTAGCAGCAGGCCTCTGGGGGCAGCAGTCGTGATGGTGGGGATACGGGTCGGCATGAAATTCTCTTTCGGATGAGCGAGGTCGATCAGAGCAGGGCTAGAGGTTTCGGGGCGGGCGATGTCGTCAGGGTCCATGCGCCAGTGGGGGGGCCGGACAGGGTGAGGGTCAGGTCGGCGATCTCCTGCGCCTCGCGGGGGTCGTGGGTGATCCAGACCGTGATGCAGCGTCGAGCTGTGAGGAGCTTGGACAGGTCAGCGCGCAATTCTTCGGCCAAGGCGCGGTCCAGGGCGGAAAAAGGTTCATCGACGAAGACCAGCGTGGGTTCGATTGCCAGGGCCCGCGCGATGGACACCCGCTGGCGCATCCCGCCGGAGAGTCGCGCCGGGCGCAGGTTCGCGGCGGCCTCATCCAGATGGACTCCTCGCAGCCAGGTGCGAGCTGTGGCGCGGCGTTGTTCGCGTGGGCCGTGCAGGGCGAGCGCAACGTTGTCCAGCGCGCTGCGCCAGGGCAGTAGGCGGGGTTCTTGGAAGACGAGGCCGATCCGCCCGGCTGGGCGAGTGACAGTGCCGTGTTGGGGCGGGGAGAGCCCGGCAAGCGTTCGCAGCAAGGAGGTCTTGCCAGCTCCTGATGGGCCGACCAGGGCCAAGGTCTGCCCGGGGGTCAGGGCGAGATCGAGCTCATCCACCAGGAGCAACTCTCGGCGACTCACCTGGATCGAGTGAGCTACCAGCTGCTCGTTTGCCCGAACCTCGTCGCCCATGACAAGTCCCCCATCGAGGTTAGCCGGTCCTAACACAATTAGTAAGGAACTTATCGTGCTTAATGGGGTCGGTCAATCTTCGTGGGTTACCCAGGGGTCGCGTCGTCGCCACGACGGGCGCGTCGAGGCGTGCAGGGGTGAGTAAGCGCAGGTCTGAGGTGTCGTTCCGGATCAGGCGTCGGACAGCGGCGGACGATCAGGCCCGGCCTTGATCGTCCGCCTCCTCATCAACAGGGCGCGAGGTGGGGGCGCCGGGAGACATCTGGCCCATTCTGAGACAGACGGCTCACCAGGCCCCGGTCGCTGCTGTTCGCCGCGGGTCACCAGCTGCTTGCACGGCGCCGTCGGCGCTCATCATGGCCGCGCCGACCCCGCCGAAGTACATTCCGACCTTTTCGTGGCCGACCGTCGGAAGGCCTAGGGTCGCCCCCGCCCGGGCCACCCCGTCGGAGATGCTCGCCAAGTCCTCGAACTCCACCCGCGGGCTGCCCTCATCATCGAATGCCACGTGCGCACGAGCCTGCTCGATCGCAGCCTGCAACGATTGATCATCGAGGCAGATACCGGCGAGCACCTGAAACAGTGCGGTGGTGATCCGGTCGGCGCCGGGGCTGCCGATGGCGAGCATCGAGCCGTCGTCGCGGCGCGCCGTCGAGGGGGTCATGTTGGAGGCCAGACGTGTTCCCGGGGGGAGCGCGTGTAGGCCGCGACGGTTGAGTTCGGGTTCTCCCATCGCGTTGTTCATCATCAGGCCGGTGCCAGGAGTGGTCAGCCCGGAGCCGTACCCGGCCGAAGTGGTGATGGAACAGGCCAGCCCGTCCTCATCGACGGTCGAGACGTGGATTGTCTCGGGCGAGCTGATGATGGCTGCGAGGCCGTCAGGACCGAGTTCCTGCACGGCCTCCAGCAGTTCCCGACCAGCTGTCTCCAGGTCCTCGGCGGCGTCGATGGCGGCGCGCCGATAGTTCAGGACGGCATGCTGGATGTCGATGATGTCGATGATGTCGCTGTGCCCATTCGTTTCTCGGCGATGTGCGAGCAGCCGCAGCATGGCGCTCAACACCGGCCCGCCGATCGAGGGCGGGGGGTTGACCCCGATGTCCCACGCGCCGAGCCGGGCCCGCACGGCGGGGCGCGCGGCGGTGCGGTAGGCCGCCAGATCGGCCAAGGACAGCAGGCCCTCGTTGGCATCCATGTCGGCGGCGATGACGTGCGCCAGCTCTCCGGTGTACAAGGTCTGCGCGCCGTCGCGGGCGATCGCTTCCAGGGACTTAGCCAGGTCGGGGGAGCGCAGCATCTCACCCAGTTTCGGGGAACCCTGGCTGCCGTTCTGGGTCATGAACTCGTGGGTCTGGGGGTCCCAGGCGAAGAGGCTGTCGGCGCTGGCCCGAAGGTAGTACTCGCACGCCGGCCCCAGCGGCCAGCCTTGCCGGGCGATGTCGGCTGCAGGTTGGAGCAGTTCGCGCCAGGGCAGGCGACCCCATCGTTTCGAGGCTTCGTCCAAGGCCGCGAACATCCCTGGCACCGCTACCGATCCGTGCCCGCCGTAAACACGTAGGCCGCCGTAATAGTCGAGCCAGAAGTCCCGTACCCCGGCGCCGAACCATTCTTTGGGGCGCCCGCGACCGGGCATCTCCACGTTGCCGTCCAGCACCAGCGGTTCCTGCCCCGGCGCCCAGATGTTGATGTAGGCCCCGCCCATCGGACTGACGATGCCCACTTCGGTGACGCAGGCGGTGCAGATCGCCGCGACGGCGGCGTCCACGGCGTTGCCACCGATCTCGACCACGGACTTGGCAGATTGCACGGCCTCGTGGGCCGGCCCGGCAACAGCGACGTGACGACGTGACATGCATCCACCTCGGGGATTCTGTTCAGCGAGCGGAATCTTCGGCAGCCTTCCCGCTCGCGGTCGGGCGTTCAGTCTGGCATCCCCACGCCACTCCCGCCCCTGCTAGCGCTATCCCAACCGAGGAAGCGCTGATGGCAACCGAAAGTGTGCTCAGAACAAGCGATCGGTGGTGTCGTCCAAGCCGCGCAACGCGTCGTAGTCAAGCTTGACGCAGCGGATGCCGCGGTCGGTGGCCAGGGTTCGTGCCTGGGGTTTGATCTCCTGGGCAGCGAAAACCCCGCGTACCGGACCGGCGGCGACCAGATGCGGGTCGCGGTTCATCAGCTCCAGGTAGCGGGTCAGCTGCTCGACCCCATCGATCTCGCCGCGCCGTTTGATCTCGACGGCGACATGGGCGCCCTCGGCGTCGCGGCACAGGATGTCGACCGGGCCGATGGCGGTCATGTACTCGCGGCGCACCAGGCGGTAGCCCTCACCCAAGGTGGCGATGTGCTCAGCGAGCAGGGCCTGCAAATGGGCCTCGACGCCGTCCTTTACCAGCCCCGGATCGATACCCAGCTCGTGGCAGGAGTCGTGCAGGATCTCGTGGATCAACACCCGCAGCCGGTCATCGCTCTTGGTGTTGCGCACGACCCAGACCCGCACGACGCCGGCTTCGGCCTCCAGGGTGTCCGGTTCGATCTCCACCATGGCGCACGGTGGCGACATCCAGTTCAGCGGCTTGTAGGAGCCGCCGTCGCTGTGGACCAGAACAGAGCCGTCGGCTTTGACCATGAGCAGCCTGGTTGCCAACGGTAGGTGCGCCACGAGGCGCCCTTCGTAATCGACGCTGCAGGAGGCAATGACAAGACGCACAGTGCGGACTCTCTCACGGGTAGGTACGACAGGTCGAAGCCGCCCGCGCGCGGTGGCACCGGTGTGACCTGACTCGCGCCTGTAGCCCGTGTCATGACTCGACCGGGTTTGACAGACTCCCTGCATGGCTCGCGACATCAGCACAATCGGAGTGGTCGGACTCGGCACCATGGGCGCCGGAATCGTCGAGGTCTGCGCGCGTAGCGGACTCGAGGTCGTCGGGGTGGAAATGGATGCTGCGGGTGCAGAGCGCGGACGGGGCATTCTGCAAGCCTCGACCGATCGTGCTGTGGCACGCGGCAAGATGAGCGAGGAGGAGCAGCGCGCTCTGCTGGATCGGGTGCAGATCAGCGAGCATCTTGAGGACGTGGCCCAGTGCGGCCTGATCATCGAGGCCGTTCCCGAAAAGCTCGACATCAAGCGCGACATCTTCGCCCGGCTCGACGCGATCGTCTCGGACGCGGCCATCCTGGCCACCAACACCTCCAGCCTGTCCGTCACCGACATCGCCACCGCTACCGAGCACCCCAACCGGGTCGTCGGGTTCCACTTCTTCAACCCCGCGCCGGTGCAGAAGTTCGTCGAGATCATCGCAACCGTCATCACTGCTCCCGACGTGCTCGAAGACGTCACCGCGCTGGCCCAGCGCCTGGGTAAAGAGCCGGTCACCGTCGGCGACCAGGCCGGCTTCATCGCAAACCGGCTGCTGCTGGGTTACCTCAACCACGCCGTCGCGATGTACGAAAACCGTTACGCCTCACGCGAAGACATCGACGCGGCGATGCAATACGGCTGCGGCCTGCCGATGGGCCCGCTGGCCCTGCTGGACCTCATCGGTCTCGACGTCGCCTACGCCGTGCTGGACACGATGTACAAGGAGGGGCGCGACCGCCTACACGCCCCGGCGCCGATGCTCAAGCACATGATCGCCGCCGGTCTGCTCGGCCGAAAGACCGGACGCGGCTTCTACACGTACGAGAAACCGGGTTCCTCGGTCGTTGTCCCCGACTCCGCGAGCGCAGCGAACTCCATCGAAGGCCAACAGACCCGCCCGATCTCCAAGGTCGGCGTCGCCGGTAACGGCACGATGGCGATGGGGATCGTGGAGGTCTTCGTCAAGGCCGGTTACGACGTCACCTTCGTGGCACGCTCCCAGGACAAGGCCCAAGCCGCGATGGCCCAGCTCACCAAGAGCCTGGAG
Protein-coding regions in this window:
- a CDS encoding ABC transporter ATP-binding protein, with product MGDEVRANEQLVAHSIQVSRRELLLVDELDLALTPGQTLALVGPSGAGKTSLLRTLAGLSPPQHGTVTRPAGRIGLVFQEPRLLPWRSALDNVALALHGPREQRRATARTWLRGVHLDEAAANLRPARLSGGMRQRVSIARALAIEPTLVFVDEPFSALDRALAEELRADLSKLLTARRCITVWITHDPREAQEIADLTLTLSGPPTGAWTLTTSPAPKPLALL
- a CDS encoding 3-hydroxyacyl-CoA dehydrogenase family protein; the encoded protein is MARDISTIGVVGLGTMGAGIVEVCARSGLEVVGVEMDAAGAERGRGILQASTDRAVARGKMSEEEQRALLDRVQISEHLEDVAQCGLIIEAVPEKLDIKRDIFARLDAIVSDAAILATNTSSLSVTDIATATEHPNRVVGFHFFNPAPVQKFVEIIATVITAPDVLEDVTALAQRLGKEPVTVGDQAGFIANRLLLGYLNHAVAMYENRYASREDIDAAMQYGCGLPMGPLALLDLIGLDVAYAVLDTMYKEGRDRLHAPAPMLKHMIAAGLLGRKTGRGFYTYEKPGSSVVVPDSASAANSIEGQQTRPISKVGVAGNGTMAMGIVEVFVKAGYDVTFVARSQDKAQAAMAQLTKSLEKGVQRGKLSEEARDAALALAHPSANLEDLRDVDIVVEAIAEDLAIKQAMFENLDEICKPGAILATTTSSLPVIQVAMSTQRPADVIGMHFFNPAQVMKLVEVVSTVSTAPDVSATVVDLCRKLKKHPVSCGDRSGFIVNALLFPYLNDAVKMLEAHYATTDDIDLAMKAGCGYPMGPFELLDVVGLDVSLAIQRELYLEFRERGFSPSPLLEHLVKAGYLGRKTKRGFRTYA
- the nucS gene encoding endonuclease NucS; translated protein: MRLVIASCSVDYEGRLVAHLPLATRLLMVKADGSVLVHSDGGSYKPLNWMSPPCAMVEIEPDTLEAEAGVVRVWVVRNTKSDDRLRVLIHEILHDSCHELGIDPGLVKDGVEAHLQALLAEHIATLGEGYRLVRREYMTAIGPVDILCRDAEGAHVAVEIKRRGEIDGVEQLTRYLELMNRDPHLVAAGPVRGVFAAQEIKPQARTLATDRGIRCVKLDYDALRGLDDTTDRLF
- a CDS encoding gamma-glutamyltransferase, which codes for MSRRHVAVAGPAHEAVQSAKSVVEIGGNAVDAAVAAICTACVTEVGIVSPMGGAYINIWAPGQEPLVLDGNVEMPGRGRPKEWFGAGVRDFWLDYYGGLRVYGGHGSVAVPGMFAALDEASKRWGRLPWRELLQPAADIARQGWPLGPACEYYLRASADSLFAWDPQTHEFMTQNGSQGSPKLGEMLRSPDLAKSLEAIARDGAQTLYTGELAHVIAADMDANEGLLSLADLAAYRTAARPAVRARLGAWDIGVNPPPSIGGPVLSAMLRLLAHRRETNGHSDIIDIIDIQHAVLNYRRAAIDAAEDLETAGRELLEAVQELGPDGLAAIISSPETIHVSTVDEDGLACSITTSAGYGSGLTTPGTGLMMNNAMGEPELNRRGLHALPPGTRLASNMTPSTARRDDGSMLAIGSPGADRITTALFQVLAGICLDDQSLQAAIEQARAHVAFDDEGSPRVEFEDLASISDGVARAGATLGLPTVGHEKVGMYFGGVGAAMMSADGAVQAAGDPRRTAATGAW